The stretch of DNA TCAACAAGGTACGTTCACCAGTCAGAAGTTCATGGGTGGTACCATCCATTTCCGCAATCAGATCGCCCTTCTTCACCACGTCACCATCCTTCTTGTGGAGGGTCACGGTTGCATTTGCCTTCATTTCCTTGAACACCAGTTCAATAATGGGAAGGCCAGCGAGAACGCCATCTTCCTTGGCAATAAGACGGGCATGCTGCTTTTGGTCGGCAGGAATGGTCCACATGCTGGTCACGTCGCCAGTACGGACATCTTCGGCCAAAGCCAAACGGATCATGGTCAAAGCATCTTCTGTAGGAAATACCGGAGTAGAATTATCACCGTACATACTTATTCATCCTTATAAAACATCAAGTCAAATTAACAATTAACAGTTAACAATGAACAATGATTACAAAGGCCTTCGCGCATTATTATTACATGCCGTAGGCATGATTATCCAATTGTTAATTGTTCATTTTTCATTATTCATTAGTAGCAACAAACTCTGTTTGTTGCTACTGAGCGCCCTTTCCTGTTAAAACAACATAGACTGTACGAACAAGAATCTGGAAATCCAACAACAGGCTCATATTCTCGTAGTAGTACATATCATATTGGAGCTTAATCTTCACATCTTCAGTGCTGGTATCATAGTGATGGCACACCTGAGCCCAGCCTGTAAGGCCTGGCTTCATTTTCAAGCGGCTGATATAGAAGGGAATCTGTTCACGAAGCTTTCCAATAAACACAGCACGTTCAGGACGAGGCCCAACCATGCTCATATCACCCTTCAGCACACAAAGAATCTGAGGAAGTTCATCGATACGAGTCTTGCGGAGGAACTTGCCGATACCTGTAATGCGGGGGTCATCCTTGGTTGCCCACTGAGCACCAAATTTTTCCGCATCGGTTCGCATAGTACGGAACTTGTACACCATGAACGGCTTGCCATACAAGCCAATTCGTTCCTGGGAATAGAAGATGGGACCACGGTCGTAAAGCTTAATCGCAATGGCAGCAAAAAGGCAAACCGGCAAGGAACAGATCCCGAGGAAAGCACCAAACAGAATATCGATAATGCGCTTTACGCGAACCTGCCAAGGCGGCATGGTAAAGGGGAACAGTTCCTGAAGTTCAAAACCATAAACCAGGTTGGCCTTAAACTGTCCATTGACTACACCATAAAGTTCCGGAACCAAATAAATATGCAACGGATTCTCGCAAATCCAAACCAGGATACGCATAATTTCCTGAGGGGAATTGCTTTCGTGCGCAATAATAATACCCGTAACCTTCAGCTTTTTAATCAAAGCCGGAAGATCCGCATACTTGCCCAAAACCGGCACACCAGCAAATTCATGATCCATCACCTGGAAACGTTCATCGACAAAGCCAATGACACGCTGTCCCCGTTCCGGATTCTTTGCAAGAGCTTCGGCAATCTTTCGACCAGACTCAGTTGCACCAAGAACAAGAATGTTGTTCGCACCATAGCCAAGACGAAGCAAACCTCGCAGGCAAGTGTAGATCAACATACGTAGGAGGACTACAAGACAGAGAGAGAATCCGCCGTAGATAAAGATCCATGGGAAGCGGGATCCATAAAGATAACCACTGCTCAACGGTTCATTGGAAAAAACCTTCCCTATGAACTCGGCTCCGAAGAGGCAGACGATTACAAGAACGATTCCCAAGGCAACCGCGCGAAGAACCCTAAGAATCTGGTGGGTTCTAGATTGCAATAGCCAAGAACGGTAAAGACCAGCACAGGTAAAAAGGACAAGCCAGCCAATATTCAATACAAGACCCATGTGGTAGTATTCCGCAAAAGCCTTGTTGGGGTCAAACTTGTCTACAATCCAACCGCTGTGAAACTGAACCCAAAACGCCAAGCCAAAGCAAATGGACAAAGCAACGAAGTCCGACAGGACCACGAGAACTCGTTCCAATGTGGTAGCTCGAATCATATCTACACCAACTCTACAAGATTCAAACAGGGGTCGGCTGTACCGACCCCGTCTACATTAAGCCAAGAAACGGATAACCTGGCTCTTTTCCACGATTTCAGCCAGGGCGTCGATGGCATCCACAGCCTTCTGAGCCTTGCTGTCCTGGGTGTTTTCGGTAATGACAACCACAGAAACCTTACCCGGATCCTTGACGTTCTTCTGGATAATGGTTTCGATGGAAATGTTGTTGTCGGCAAGAATCTTGGTAATCTTGGCGAGAACACCGCAAGCGTCACGGGAAGTAAAGCGCAGGTAGTAGCGGGCGCTGGTTTCGGAAATGGGAACCAGGGTCGCAGAATTTTCAACGTTGAACCAGCCCATGGGGAGAGCCTTGCGAGAACCGCAATCGGTGGAGCGGGCCAGGGAAACCAGGTCGGCTACAACGGCGGAAGCGGTGGGCAGACGACCAGCGCCAGCGCCGGTCTGCAGGGTTTCGCCCAGGTTGTCGCACTGCAGATAGACGGCGTTCAGAACGCGGTTTACGCTGGACAGCTGGTGTTCCATGGGAACCAGGCACGGATGGACGCGGGCATCCACGCGGTCACCTTCGCGGCGGTAAATGCCCAGGAGCTTAACGCAGCAGCCAAGTTCCTTGGCGATGGCGATATCCTGGGCGGTAATCTTGGAAATGCCGGTAACGTGAATCTTTTCGAAGTCTACGCGATGGCCGCTGCAGAGAGA from Fibrobacter sp. encodes:
- a CDS encoding sugar transferase; protein product: MIRATTLERVLVVLSDFVALSICFGLAFWVQFHSGWIVDKFDPNKAFAEYYHMGLVLNIGWLVLFTCAGLYRSWLLQSRTHQILRVLRAVALGIVLVIVCLFGAEFIGKVFSNEPLSSGYLYGSRFPWIFIYGGFSLCLVVLLRMLIYTCLRGLLRLGYGANNILVLGATESGRKIAEALAKNPERGQRVIGFVDERFQVMDHEFAGVPVLGKYADLPALIKKLKVTGIIIAHESNSPQEIMRILVWICENPLHIYLVPELYGVVNGQFKANLVYGFELQELFPFTMPPWQVRVKRIIDILFGAFLGICSLPVCLFAAIAIKLYDRGPIFYSQERIGLYGKPFMVYKFRTMRTDAEKFGAQWATKDDPRITGIGKFLRKTRIDELPQILCVLKGDMSMVGPRPERAVFIGKLREQIPFYISRLKMKPGLTGWAQVCHHYDTSTEDVKIKLQYDMYYYENMSLLLDFQILVRTVYVVLTGKGAQ
- a CDS encoding homoserine dehydrogenase encodes the protein MLRIGLIGTGTVGGGVIQILEQKIAEYKEKLGVEMELACICAKSDEEVAPFKAKGYKTSTNADEMIASNDIDVLVELAGGYNMPRKWILAALESGKHVVTANKALLAKYGHEIFPLAAKKGLHVLFEAAVGGGIPIIRSLQEGLLGSTVENLSCIINGTCNYILSRMAEEGLDFDVVLKDAQRLGFAEADPTFDIEGIDSAHKTALLASLCSGHRVDFEKIHVTGISKITAQDIAIAKELGCCVKLLGIYRREGDRVDARVHPCLVPMEHQLSSVNRVLNAVYLQCDNLGETLQTGAGAGRLPTASAVVADLVSLARSTDCGSRKALPMGWFNVENSATLVPISETSARYYLRFTSRDACGVLAKITKILADNNISIETIIQKNVKDPGKVSVVVITENTQDSKAQKAVDAIDALAEIVEKSQVIRFLA